One window of the Bacillus alkalicellulosilyticus genome contains the following:
- a CDS encoding ATPase, T2SS/T4P/T4SS family — protein sequence MSAVLDKAIEDIESQLGLKEEPFDPSKWLSETIAENGLEQNTVTTFERKKSFTHICKTVREVLDKNVDIEDSQSSSGKAGDQWLNLVYRAVIGDEQAMAYIISKITEVLRNQNITSTDYPTFYDSLGEAIFHEVWGVSVLHKWDKYPNSEAAVIRGTELWMDIKGKFVKQEEEFENKDVVERVKRAFVKRTKDAVINEQNPELEIEREDGSRITMIQKPRARDNYIMFRRFIVKDITLYEQARLKTIRDVDIPIFQALSRTMCNIIFAGRVRSAKSTFMKSMLRERDPSYVMAVMEKHFELQLSEQMKDRLCFEIQAKEGDLHKAVPRLLRMEHDFIVVGEIRSLETEGYLQACERGERGAVSTYHLTTVEHVAPQITRHILDEFPNRNYENELERVARNIDIIITMSADRDRRKKRVIGVTEVLWDEENKTYGTQDLIRYSPITKTYYYSANLSKTLLHLMAEENLEETKTLVRLLRQREQESPMSDYDKIADNLLIKILEEDVNE from the coding sequence ATGTCCGCTGTATTAGATAAAGCCATTGAAGATATCGAATCTCAACTCGGACTTAAAGAGGAACCCTTTGACCCTTCAAAATGGCTTTCGGAGACTATTGCTGAAAATGGACTTGAACAAAATACGGTTACTACTTTTGAACGAAAAAAATCCTTCACACATATTTGTAAAACGGTCCGAGAAGTTCTCGATAAGAATGTAGATATTGAAGATAGTCAGAGTTCGTCAGGGAAAGCAGGGGACCAGTGGTTAAACCTTGTATATAGAGCCGTTATCGGTGATGAACAAGCTATGGCATATATCATATCAAAGATTACTGAAGTTCTTCGAAATCAAAACATAACTTCTACCGACTATCCCACCTTTTATGACAGTTTAGGAGAAGCCATTTTCCATGAAGTATGGGGAGTTAGCGTTCTTCATAAATGGGACAAGTACCCTAACAGTGAAGCAGCGGTTATCAGAGGTACAGAACTTTGGATGGATATTAAGGGGAAGTTCGTTAAACAGGAAGAAGAGTTTGAGAATAAAGACGTTGTTGAACGAGTAAAACGAGCGTTTGTGAAAAGAACAAAAGATGCCGTTATAAATGAACAAAATCCTGAATTAGAGATTGAAAGAGAAGACGGAAGTAGAATCACAATGATTCAAAAACCAAGAGCAAGAGATAACTATATCATGTTTAGAAGATTTATCGTGAAAGATATCACCTTATATGAACAGGCTAGATTAAAAACGATTCGGGATGTTGATATACCAATCTTTCAAGCACTTTCCAGAACGATGTGTAATATCATTTTTGCTGGACGAGTAAGGTCGGCAAAATCAACATTTATGAAATCGATGTTACGAGAAAGAGACCCCAGTTATGTTATGGCTGTTATGGAAAAACACTTTGAATTGCAACTTAGTGAACAAATGAAAGATAGACTATGTTTTGAAATTCAAGCAAAAGAAGGAGATTTACACAAGGCTGTTCCAAGGTTACTGCGTATGGAGCATGATTTTATCGTCGTTGGTGAAATTCGGTCTTTAGAAACAGAAGGCTACCTGCAAGCATGTGAAAGGGGAGAGCGTGGTGCAGTTTCTACGTATCATTTAACTACTGTGGAACATGTGGCGCCGCAAATTACTCGTCATATTCTAGATGAGTTTCCAAATCGGAACTATGAAAACGAACTAGAACGTGTAGCAAGAAACATCGACATTATTATTACCATGAGTGCTGACAGAGATAGACGTAAAAAACGTGTAATAGGAGTAACTGAAGTATTGTGGGATGAAGAAAACAAAACTTATGGTACTCAAGACTTAATTCGATATAGTCCCATAACAAAAACCTATTATTACTCAGCGAACCTATCAAAGACTTTGTTACATTTAATGGCTGAAGAAAATCTTGAAGAGACTAAAACACTTGTCAGACTGTTAAGGCAACGTGAACAGGAGTCCCCAATGAGTGACTATGACAAAATTGCAGATAATCTACTAATTAAAATATTAGAGGAAGATGTCAATGAATAG